The following are encoded together in the Bacillus cereus group sp. RP43 genome:
- a CDS encoding putative 2-aminoethylphosphonate ABC transporter ATP-binding protein, whose product MSEYLSIQHIQKQFDAFTALKDISFTVKKNEFVCLLGPSGCGKTTLLRILAGLEEATTGSIAVNGNDITALPPGKRNFGMVFQSYALFPNLTALENIAYGLKTKKYGKAEVKEKALLALELVDLLNVKDKYPAQMSGGQQQRVALARALALSPDILLLDEPLSALDAKVREKLRREMRDLQEKVGVTTIMVTHDQEEALTMADKIVVMNHAEIMQIGTPEEIYQRPANPFVADFIGSINFFSKNNEEQAIRPEHVTVVQNNGIKTVVESMEFRGSVYRTEVRVIEEKTHLYNEKIVLDILASEVEATAIRKGNPIQISFLENHMLSYGKKVIV is encoded by the coding sequence ATGAGCGAATATTTATCAATTCAACACATTCAAAAACAGTTTGATGCGTTTACAGCGTTAAAAGATATTTCTTTTACAGTGAAAAAAAATGAGTTTGTTTGTTTATTAGGCCCGAGTGGTTGTGGGAAAACGACGTTGCTTCGCATTTTAGCAGGGTTAGAAGAAGCGACAACAGGTAGTATTGCTGTGAATGGAAATGATATTACAGCTTTACCACCTGGAAAGAGGAACTTCGGAATGGTTTTTCAATCATATGCATTATTTCCGAATTTAACTGCACTTGAAAATATTGCATATGGCTTAAAGACAAAAAAATATGGAAAAGCAGAAGTAAAAGAGAAAGCGCTATTGGCGTTAGAACTTGTTGATTTGCTGAATGTAAAAGATAAATATCCTGCTCAAATGTCTGGTGGACAGCAGCAGCGAGTGGCACTTGCACGTGCGCTCGCTCTGTCTCCAGATATTTTGTTACTCGATGAGCCTTTATCAGCTTTAGATGCAAAAGTGCGTGAAAAGTTGCGTAGAGAAATGCGTGATTTACAAGAAAAAGTAGGAGTAACAACAATTATGGTAACGCATGATCAAGAAGAGGCATTAACGATGGCTGATAAAATTGTTGTAATGAATCATGCGGAAATTATGCAGATTGGAACACCAGAGGAGATTTATCAAAGACCAGCGAATCCGTTTGTAGCAGATTTTATTGGTTCTATTAATTTCTTTTCGAAAAATAATGAAGAACAAGCCATTCGCCCTGAACATGTAACAGTTGTACAAAATAATGGTATTAAAACAGTTGTAGAAAGTATGGAATTTAGAGGGTCTGTATACCGGACGGAAGTACGTGTCATAGAAGAGAAAACACATCTTTATAATGAAAAAATTGTATTGGATATATTGGCCTCAGAAGTAGAGGCGACTGCTATTAGAAAAGGAAATCCAATTCAAATCTCTTTCTTGGAAAATCATATGTTGTCATATGGAAAGAAGGTCATTGTATAG
- a CDS encoding putative 2-aminoethylphosphonate ABC transporter substrate-binding protein, which translates to MKKTIFKAVATGMVFSLLMGCGAKKEESAGAKVKDDKLSGSLTVYTAIEEELVPIYLDSFKQKYPDVKLNIVRDSTGVITAKLLAEGKNTQADVVWGTAASSLLALEKKDMLKEYSPKGADRVLPQFKDDKKPEKWVGNTAFMTGIAVNKEELKKKNLPMPESYEDLTKPEYKGTLVMPHPASSGTGFLTVSAWLQIMGEEKGWDYMKKLHDNMASYTHSGSKPAKLAGAGEYPVGVSMVYSALKEKQKGAPVEVVLPKEGLGWEVEANALIKKDNAKNDKLAQAFLDWAITDDVMKLYFEKNGFATIKNDYKLPDGFPKDVTEKLYKKNDFKWAAENRDKILERWEKEFGQKAEPKK; encoded by the coding sequence GTGAAAAAAACAATCTTTAAAGCTGTAGCAACTGGAATGGTATTTTCGTTATTAATGGGGTGTGGTGCAAAGAAAGAAGAAAGTGCTGGAGCAAAAGTAAAAGATGATAAATTATCTGGATCATTAACTGTTTACACAGCGATTGAAGAAGAGCTTGTACCGATTTATCTTGATTCTTTTAAACAGAAGTACCCAGACGTGAAGTTGAACATTGTTCGTGATTCAACAGGCGTTATTACAGCGAAATTGCTAGCTGAAGGGAAAAATACACAAGCAGATGTTGTATGGGGAACTGCGGCGTCTAGTCTATTAGCTTTAGAGAAAAAAGATATGTTAAAAGAATACTCTCCAAAAGGAGCGGATCGTGTCCTTCCTCAATTTAAAGATGATAAGAAACCTGAAAAATGGGTAGGTAATACTGCGTTTATGACAGGGATTGCTGTAAATAAAGAAGAATTAAAGAAGAAAAATTTACCGATGCCAGAATCATATGAAGATTTAACGAAACCAGAGTATAAAGGAACGCTTGTTATGCCACATCCAGCTTCTTCTGGAACGGGATTTTTAACAGTTTCTGCATGGTTACAAATTATGGGTGAGGAAAAAGGCTGGGATTACATGAAAAAACTTCATGATAATATGGCATCTTATACTCATTCCGGTTCAAAACCAGCGAAATTAGCAGGCGCAGGTGAATATCCAGTCGGTGTATCAATGGTTTATAGCGCTTTAAAAGAGAAACAAAAAGGTGCGCCAGTTGAAGTGGTACTACCGAAAGAAGGACTAGGCTGGGAAGTAGAAGCGAATGCACTTATTAAGAAAGATAATGCGAAAAATGATAAATTAGCACAAGCATTTTTAGACTGGGCAATTACAGATGATGTAATGAAGTTATACTTCGAGAAAAATGGATTTGCGACAATTAAAAACGATTATAAACTTCCAGATGGATTCCCAAAAGATGTGACAGAAAAGTTATACAAAAAGAATGACTTTAAATGGGCAGCAGAAAATCGTGACAAAATTTTAGAGCGTTGGGAAAAAGAGTTTGGCCAAAAAGCAGAACCGAAAAAGTAA
- a CDS encoding DUF3905 domain-containing protein: protein MEILHTNKPLQKGAMTLKEKETIQSPILDETLPHQMNFPSFKGTGKQMQQPFINQYDVVIGDSKYNSTNSPLNNWSDEVDPAIMAGEEWIHPTNDIGWISEENQELLKNEVDNKNDAFMHPQFGIND, encoded by the coding sequence ATGGAAATACTACATACGAACAAGCCATTACAAAAAGGAGCGATGACTTTGAAGGAGAAAGAAACGATTCAATCGCCAATTTTAGACGAGACGCTCCCTCATCAAATGAATTTTCCCTCTTTTAAAGGAACAGGAAAACAAATGCAACAACCTTTTATTAATCAATACGATGTTGTAATTGGAGACAGTAAATACAATTCCACTAACAGTCCTCTTAATAATTGGAGTGATGAGGTAGACCCTGCCATTATGGCTGGGGAAGAATGGATCCATCCTACAAATGATATTGGGTGGATTTCAGAAGAAAATCAAGAACTACTAAAAAACGAAGTTGATAACAAAAACGATGCTTTTATGCACCCTCAATTTGGAATTAACGATTAA
- a CDS encoding TrkH family potassium uptake protein codes for MRDIKKFLQKLRPVQLIVVFYLLAVVVSVILLSLPFVTKPGVKWTFIDALFTSVSAVSVTGLSVVTISDTFTTAGIIVLALILQLGGLGIMALGTFVWIITGKKIGLQRRRLIMADHNQGNLSGLVELMRSILIVIISIELIGAILLGTRFLLYFSTWQEAYFHGFFAAVSATTNGGFDLTGQSLIPYKKDYIVQMIHMLLIILGAIGFPVLMEVKQFLSKRRQQLFRFSLFTKLTTTTFFALVTVGTIMIFLLERNHFLVGKSWHETVFYTLFQSVTTRSGGLATMDIRELSQPTLLFMSILMFIGASPSSVGGGIRTTTFAVSILSLYTFARGGRTVRVFKRQLHEEDVLKASVVMTMGILLCASALFILSITENVPLMSLIVEVCSAFGTTGLSTGITPELTTVGKLVLIVLMFIGRVGILTFILASGGREQPPRYKYPKERIIIG; via the coding sequence ATGAGAGATATAAAAAAGTTTTTACAAAAGTTACGTCCCGTGCAACTTATCGTTGTATTTTATTTACTAGCGGTAGTTGTATCGGTAATTTTACTTAGTTTACCATTTGTTACGAAGCCTGGCGTGAAATGGACATTTATAGATGCGCTATTTACATCAGTTAGTGCGGTAAGTGTTACAGGGCTGTCTGTTGTTACGATTTCAGATACGTTTACAACAGCAGGAATTATTGTTTTAGCCCTGATTTTACAATTAGGCGGATTAGGAATTATGGCACTTGGTACATTCGTTTGGATTATAACGGGTAAAAAGATTGGTTTGCAGCGAAGAAGGTTAATTATGGCAGACCATAACCAAGGAAATTTATCGGGCCTTGTAGAATTGATGCGTTCTATTTTAATTGTAATTATTTCGATAGAACTCATCGGAGCAATACTGTTAGGTACAAGATTTTTACTATATTTCTCGACTTGGCAAGAAGCTTATTTTCACGGTTTCTTTGCCGCTGTGAGCGCAACAACGAACGGAGGATTTGATTTAACAGGACAATCACTTATTCCGTACAAAAAAGATTATATTGTTCAAATGATTCATATGTTGCTTATTATTTTAGGAGCTATCGGTTTCCCAGTGTTAATGGAAGTAAAACAATTCCTTAGTAAAAGGCGACAACAACTATTTCGCTTTTCATTATTTACAAAATTGACGACAACGACATTTTTTGCACTCGTTACTGTTGGAACAATTATGATTTTTCTATTAGAACGAAATCATTTTTTAGTGGGGAAGTCATGGCATGAAACTGTATTTTATACATTATTCCAATCTGTGACGACGCGAAGTGGTGGACTTGCTACAATGGACATACGTGAATTATCACAACCAACGCTTTTATTTATGAGTATATTAATGTTCATTGGAGCATCTCCAAGTTCAGTTGGGGGCGGAATACGTACAACAACATTTGCAGTTAGTATATTATCGTTATATACATTTGCAAGAGGCGGGAGAACAGTCCGTGTTTTCAAACGTCAGCTACATGAAGAGGACGTGTTGAAAGCATCTGTTGTTATGACAATGGGGATTTTATTATGTGCCTCAGCGCTATTTATTTTATCCATTACGGAAAATGTGCCACTTATGAGTTTAATAGTTGAAGTTTGTTCTGCTTTCGGGACGACAGGACTATCAACAGGTATTACTCCAGAGTTAACAACTGTTGGTAAACTTGTACTCATTGTACTTATGTTTATCGGACGCGTCGGTATTTTAACATTTATATTAGCTAGTGGTGGAAGAGAACAACCACCTCGTTATAAATATCCGAAAGAGAGAATTATTATTGGATAG
- a CDS encoding FAD-dependent oxidoreductase, translated as MKLMTGKLFWSAGVSVPCYPTLENDMICDVLVIGSGEAGAHIAYSLAKIGMRVMLIEKRAIACGSTAANTGLLQFVNDKSLTSLIHTFGEEKGVRAYRLCYEALQTMEKVVPTLDIDPHFIPRNSLYYASRDEDISFLQEEYNTLRHYGFPVEYFTESDIKKRYSFAKQAALYTSGDAEVNPYLLAHSLLHKAKQMGATIYEHTEALHIKQIQNDLICYTNTGNKIVAKNIIMATGYEAIFGKKEKNTTVETSYAVVTNKIDHFEGWHEQSLIWETARPYLYSRTYQNRIIVGGLDEALKIQKIGDTKLLHKRDLLINIVKEMFPQYKNIQAEYYWAAAFGGSHDGLPILKEDKKIHNLYYALPYGGNGTVYGMVFAKLFQQLFTNEESDDFSLFNR; from the coding sequence ATGAAACTTATGACTGGTAAGTTGTTTTGGAGTGCTGGAGTTTCTGTACCTTGTTATCCAACGTTAGAAAATGATATGATATGTGATGTACTAGTAATTGGAAGTGGAGAAGCAGGTGCTCATATAGCGTATTCGTTAGCTAAAATTGGAATGCGTGTTATGCTCATTGAAAAAAGAGCAATTGCATGTGGTAGCACAGCTGCAAATACAGGATTATTACAATTTGTTAATGATAAATCGTTAACCTCTCTTATTCATACATTTGGTGAAGAGAAAGGGGTACGAGCATATAGACTTTGTTATGAAGCGCTGCAAACAATGGAGAAGGTTGTACCGACTCTCGATATTGATCCCCATTTTATTCCGCGAAATAGTTTGTATTATGCAAGTAGAGATGAGGATATTTCATTTTTACAAGAAGAATATAATACGTTACGCCATTATGGATTTCCGGTTGAATATTTTACAGAGTCTGATATTAAGAAACGTTATTCATTTGCAAAACAAGCAGCGTTATATACAAGCGGTGATGCAGAAGTGAACCCGTATTTATTAGCACATAGTCTTTTGCATAAAGCGAAGCAAATGGGCGCTACTATATATGAACATACAGAGGCATTACATATCAAACAAATCCAAAATGATTTAATATGTTACACGAATACAGGAAATAAAATCGTAGCAAAGAATATTATTATGGCGACAGGCTATGAAGCAATTTTTGGAAAGAAAGAAAAAAATACAACAGTAGAAACGTCTTATGCCGTTGTGACCAATAAGATAGATCATTTTGAAGGCTGGCATGAGCAATCATTAATTTGGGAAACAGCACGTCCGTATTTGTATAGTCGAACGTATCAAAACCGCATTATTGTAGGCGGATTAGATGAGGCGCTGAAAATTCAAAAAATCGGCGATACAAAATTATTGCATAAGCGTGATCTCCTTATTAACATTGTAAAAGAAATGTTCCCGCAGTATAAAAATATACAGGCAGAGTACTATTGGGCAGCAGCATTTGGTGGCAGTCATGACGGTCTTCCTATTTTAAAAGAAGATAAAAAAATACATAATTTATATTACGCACTGCCGTATGGGGGAAATGGAACTGTATACGGAATGGTATTTGCGAAACTATTTCAGCAGTTATTTACAAATGAAGAAAGTGATGATTTTTCTTTATTTAATCGATAG
- the phaC gene encoding class III poly(R)-hydroxyalkanoic acid synthase subunit PhaC produces MTTFVTEWEKQLELYPEEYRKAYRRVKRASEILLREPEPQVGLTPKEVIWTKNKTKLYRYIPKQEKTQRVPILLIYALINKPYIMDLTPGNSLVEYLVDRGFDVYMLDWGTFGLEDSHLKFDDFVFDYIAKAVKKVMRTAKSDEISLLGYCMGGTLTSIYAALHPDMPIRNLIFMTSPFDFSETGLYGPLLDEKYFNLDKAVDTFGNIPPEMIDFGNKMLKPITNFVGPYVALVDRSENERFVESWKLVQKWVGDGIPFPGESYRQWIRDFYQNNKLVKGELVIRGQKVDLANIKANVLNISAKRDHIALPCQVEALLDHISSTDKQYVCLPTGHMSIVYGGTAVKQTYPTVGNWLEERSN; encoded by the coding sequence ATGACTACATTCGTAACGGAATGGGAAAAGCAATTGGAGTTGTACCCAGAAGAATATCGTAAAGCATATCGACGTGTGAAAAGAGCGAGCGAAATTTTATTACGCGAACCAGAACCACAAGTTGGTTTAACACCGAAAGAGGTTATTTGGACGAAGAATAAAACGAAGCTTTATCGTTACATTCCAAAACAAGAAAAAACACAGAGAGTTCCAATCTTATTAATATACGCTCTTATTAATAAACCGTATATTATGGATTTAACTCCAGGAAATAGTTTAGTGGAATATTTAGTAGATCGTGGTTTCGATGTGTATATGCTTGATTGGGGTACATTTGGTTTAGAAGATAGTCATTTGAAGTTTGATGATTTCGTGTTCGATTATATTGCAAAAGCAGTGAAAAAAGTAATGAGAACTGCAAAATCGGACGAAATTTCTTTACTTGGTTATTGCATGGGTGGAACGTTAACATCTATTTATGCAGCGCTTCATCCGGACATGCCAATTCGAAACTTGATTTTTATGACAAGTCCTTTTGATTTCTCTGAAACAGGGTTATACGGTCCTTTATTAGATGAGAAATATTTCAATTTAGATAAAGCGGTTGATACATTCGGAAATATTCCGCCAGAAATGATTGATTTCGGAAATAAGATGTTAAAACCAATTACAAACTTTGTCGGTCCATATGTTGCTTTAGTCGATCGTTCAGAAAATGAGCGCTTCGTCGAAAGTTGGAAATTAGTTCAAAAGTGGGTAGGCGATGGTATTCCGTTCCCGGGTGAATCTTATAGACAATGGATTCGTGATTTTTATCAAAATAATAAATTAGTGAAGGGTGAACTCGTTATTCGCGGACAAAAGGTAGACCTTGCAAATATTAAGGCGAATGTCTTAAATATTTCCGCGAAACGTGATCATATTGCTTTGCCATGTCAAGTAGAGGCTTTACTTGATCATATTTCTAGCACGGATAAACAGTATGTATGTTTACCGACAGGACATATGTCTATTGTGTATGGTGGAACGGCTGTAAAGCAAACATATCCGACGGTTGGAAATTGGCTTGAAGAGCGTTCTAATTAA
- a CDS encoding acetoacetyl-CoA reductase has product MVQLNGKVAIVTGGAKGIGKAITVALAQEGAKVVINYNSSKEAAENLVNELGKEGHDVYAVQADVSKVEDANRLVEEAVNHFGKVDILVNNAGITRDRTFKKLNREDWERVIDVNLSSVFNTTSAVLPYISEAEEGRIISISSIIGQAGGFGQTNYSAAKAGMLGFTKSLALELARTNVTVNAICPGFIDTEMVAEVPEEVRQKIVAKIPKKRFGQADEIAKGVVYLCRDGAYITGQQLNINGGLYM; this is encoded by the coding sequence ATGGTTCAATTAAATGGCAAAGTAGCAATCGTAACAGGTGGGGCAAAAGGAATTGGAAAAGCAATTACAGTAGCATTAGCACAAGAGGGAGCAAAAGTTGTTATTAACTATAACAGCAGTAAAGAGGCAGCTGAAAACTTAGTAAATGAATTAGGCAAAGAAGGACATGACGTTTATGCAGTTCAAGCGGATGTTTCTAAAGTAGAAGATGCAAATAGACTTGTAGAAGAAGCTGTGAATCATTTTGGTAAAGTTGATATTCTTGTTAATAATGCTGGTATTACAAGAGATCGTACATTCAAAAAATTAAATCGTGAAGATTGGGAGCGCGTAATTGACGTGAACTTAAGCAGTGTATTTAATACGACAAGCGCGGTACTTCCATACATATCGGAAGCAGAAGAAGGAAGAATCATTAGTATTTCTTCTATTATTGGCCAAGCTGGTGGATTTGGACAAACAAACTACTCAGCAGCAAAAGCAGGTATGCTAGGATTTACAAAATCATTAGCGTTAGAACTTGCAAGAACAAATGTAACTGTAAACGCAATTTGCCCAGGATTTATTGATACTGAAATGGTAGCAGAAGTACCAGAAGAAGTGCGTCAAAAAATCGTTGCGAAAATCCCGAAAAAACGTTTTGGTCAAGCTGATGAAATTGCAAAAGGTGTAGTATATCTATGCCGTGACGGTGCGTATATCACAGGTCAGCAATTAAACATTAACGGCGGATTATACATGTAA
- the phaR gene encoding polyhydroxyalkanoic acid synthase subunit PhaR: MIDQKFDPLQAWKNAYEQTETFWGKALNETIKTEEYSAWMGSVLDLNLFYQKALNDTTKNYLEQVNVPTREDIARVATLVINLENKVDNIEEILEEKVDSLGQAPTLKRDVTKVKQDMRTLETKVDQILELLEKQNAVLAKLQVPVKEEVKPVNKQENKK, encoded by the coding sequence GTGATTGATCAAAAATTCGATCCATTGCAAGCATGGAAAAATGCTTATGAACAAACCGAAACATTTTGGGGGAAAGCGCTCAATGAAACAATTAAAACAGAAGAATATTCTGCTTGGATGGGCAGCGTTCTAGATTTGAATTTGTTTTATCAAAAAGCATTAAATGATACGACAAAAAATTATTTAGAACAGGTGAATGTGCCGACGAGAGAGGATATCGCTAGAGTAGCTACGCTTGTTATTAACTTAGAAAATAAAGTTGATAACATCGAGGAAATTCTAGAAGAGAAAGTGGATTCATTAGGACAAGCTCCTACATTAAAGCGTGATGTTACGAAAGTAAAACAAGATATGCGCACGTTAGAAACGAAAGTTGATCAAATTTTAGAATTGCTAGAAAAGCAAAATGCAGTACTAGCTAAACTACAAGTACCTGTAAAAGAAGAAGTAAAGCCTGTAAATAAGCAAGAAAATAAAAAATGA
- the phaQ gene encoding poly-beta-hydroxybutyrate-responsive repressor has product MLHNEPEHPESLEKNQAKQPNSMPKNFLVPFLLLCLKDWSLHGYKLIQMLMDIGFSSVDQGNVYRTLRKLEKENLISSTWDTSEGGPAKRIYSLTEYGEQYLTTCATSFEHYQNMLRTFFTLYTNAFFPFSTSPEKDEKDSSSSPGGTAE; this is encoded by the coding sequence ATGCTACATAATGAACCAGAACACCCAGAAAGTTTGGAAAAAAACCAAGCGAAACAACCAAACTCCATGCCAAAAAACTTCTTAGTTCCTTTCTTACTTCTCTGTCTAAAAGACTGGAGTCTTCATGGTTACAAACTTATTCAAATGCTAATGGACATCGGCTTTTCTTCTGTTGACCAAGGTAATGTGTATAGGACACTACGCAAATTAGAAAAAGAAAATCTTATTTCTTCTACTTGGGATACAAGCGAAGGCGGGCCAGCGAAACGAATTTATTCTTTAACAGAATATGGAGAGCAATATTTAACAACATGTGCGACTTCTTTTGAACATTATCAAAATATGTTGCGGACATTTTTTACGTTATACACCAATGCATTCTTTCCATTTTCTACTTCTCCAGAAAAGGATGAAAAGGATTCTTCATCTTCACCTGGTGGTACAGCAGAGTAA
- the phaP gene encoding polyhydroxyalkanoic acid inclusion protein PhaP → METKPYELVDAFWKNWSQSLSLFSSAGKQLEQLTLETLKQQQDALHKLTSGVDELEKELHQFTAQFNNQYTDYVKQLTGNSLNDQINEWQEKWNELSNQMHQLTVSPTKTSLSILTQTSGQFEETTKHFIEQQQSQREEVQKQLNVFLGEFKSKQLELAKQFEENSKNLFTSIK, encoded by the coding sequence ATGGAAACTAAGCCATACGAATTAGTCGATGCATTTTGGAAAAACTGGTCTCAATCTCTTTCCCTTTTCTCTTCAGCTGGGAAACAATTAGAACAACTTACTTTAGAAACATTAAAACAACAACAAGACGCTTTGCATAAATTAACATCAGGAGTAGATGAACTAGAAAAAGAACTACACCAATTCACTGCTCAGTTCAATAACCAATATACAGACTATGTGAAGCAATTAACTGGAAACTCCTTAAATGATCAAATTAACGAGTGGCAAGAAAAGTGGAATGAGCTTTCTAATCAAATGCACCAACTTACTGTTTCGCCTACGAAAACATCTTTGTCTATTCTTACTCAAACTAGCGGCCAATTTGAAGAAACAACAAAACACTTTATCGAACAACAACAGTCGCAACGTGAAGAGGTTCAAAAACAGTTAAACGTTTTTTTGGGAGAGTTCAAGTCCAAACAACTCGAACTCGCAAAGCAGTTCGAGGAAAACTCAAAAAATCTATTTACTTCCATCAAGTAA
- a CDS encoding MaoC family dehydratase, translated as MNPFQEAQTVPELRYDEIQVGDQASLTKKITDDDVINFAKLTGDVNPIHILDSFAKTTMFKERIAHGMLVSSFISTILGTKLPGKNTIYLSQNVSFRAPVKIGDTLRVVAEVIKKRDDKKIITLQTNIYNQSDDIVVEGTATILKKE; from the coding sequence ATGAATCCATTTCAAGAAGCACAAACTGTTCCGGAGCTTCGTTACGATGAGATTCAAGTCGGTGATCAAGCATCACTTACAAAAAAAATTACGGATGATGACGTTATCAATTTTGCAAAATTGACTGGAGATGTAAATCCTATTCACATTCTAGACTCTTTTGCAAAAACGACAATGTTCAAAGAACGTATTGCCCATGGCATGCTCGTTTCAAGTTTTATTTCTACCATTCTTGGAACGAAACTCCCTGGCAAAAATACGATTTATTTATCACAAAATGTTTCATTCCGTGCTCCTGTCAAAATCGGTGATACACTTCGCGTTGTGGCAGAAGTTATTAAAAAACGGGACGATAAAAAAATCATTACATTGCAAACAAACATATATAATCAATCTGATGATATTGTCGTAGAAGGTACAGCGACAATACTGAAAAAAGAGTAG
- a CDS encoding alpha/beta-type small acid-soluble spore protein gives MVKTNKLLVPGAEQALEQFKYEIAQEFGVSLGSNTASRSNGSVGGEVTKRLVALAQQQLRG, from the coding sequence ATGGTGAAAACAAACAAATTACTAGTTCCGGGTGCAGAGCAAGCACTTGAACAATTCAAATATGAAATCGCACAAGAATTCGGTGTAAGCTTAGGATCTAATACAGCATCTCGTTCTAACGGATCAGTTGGCGGTGAAGTAACGAAACGTCTTGTTGCTTTAGCTCAACAACAATTACGCGGATAA
- a CDS encoding TrkH family potassium uptake protein: MKRINISMSPPRVLTLSFIMLSIIGTCLLKLPIATTTSISWLDALFTTVSACTVTGLGVVDTGKVFTLFGQCVILTLIQVGGLGIMSFAVLIAIMLGRKIGLQNRILLQQALNQTNVGGIIRLAKALFLFSFTVECIATLFLSFEWVPKYGIAKGIYYSFFHSISAFNNAGFSVWSDNLMSHSHSILVNLVISSLIILGGIGFTVIVDIKRKKNFKNLTLHSKLMLSSTLIVNIIATVFIFIFEFHNSISMRGFTPFEEGMAAYFQAVSTRTAGFNTVDISALSKPSLLLMMLLMFIGAGSASTGGGIKLTTFLIMFLGVFKFLQEQDDIVVFKKSIKDTLIVKSLTITIISISFIFLSILILSITEKVPLLMSAFEVFSAFGTVGLSMNLTPHLTIIGKTIIIFMMFFGKMGPLTLAFSFARKKQRKIKYPNEDILTG; the protein is encoded by the coding sequence ATGAAACGGATTAACATTAGCATGAGTCCTCCCCGTGTTCTTACTTTGTCTTTTATTATGCTATCAATTATCGGTACATGCCTATTGAAATTGCCAATTGCTACAACAACATCTATTTCATGGCTCGATGCCTTATTTACAACGGTTTCTGCTTGTACGGTTACAGGGCTTGGTGTTGTGGATACTGGTAAAGTATTTACCTTATTTGGCCAATGTGTCATTTTAACACTTATACAAGTTGGCGGGCTTGGCATTATGAGCTTTGCTGTTTTAATCGCAATTATGCTCGGTAGAAAAATCGGCCTTCAAAACCGGATTTTATTACAACAAGCATTAAACCAAACAAATGTCGGCGGAATCATTCGTCTTGCAAAAGCATTATTTTTATTTTCTTTTACTGTAGAATGTATCGCTACTTTATTTCTCTCCTTTGAATGGGTACCAAAATACGGGATTGCCAAAGGGATATATTACAGCTTTTTTCATTCTATCTCAGCCTTTAACAATGCTGGGTTTTCTGTGTGGAGCGATAACTTAATGTCGCACTCCCATAGCATTCTCGTCAATCTCGTTATTTCTTCCCTCATTATTTTAGGTGGGATTGGTTTTACAGTTATCGTAGATATAAAAAGAAAGAAAAACTTTAAAAACCTTACTTTGCACTCAAAGCTTATGCTCTCTTCTACTCTTATCGTCAATATTATTGCTACAGTTTTCATTTTCATATTCGAGTTTCATAATTCAATTTCCATGAGAGGTTTTACACCATTTGAAGAAGGTATGGCTGCTTATTTTCAAGCGGTTTCAACACGTACTGCCGGGTTTAATACTGTTGATATCTCTGCATTATCAAAACCTTCACTTTTATTAATGATGCTTCTTATGTTTATTGGTGCTGGCAGTGCTTCAACTGGTGGCGGGATTAAGTTAACAACTTTTTTAATTATGTTTTTAGGCGTATTTAAATTTTTGCAAGAACAAGATGATATAGTAGTGTTTAAAAAATCCATTAAAGATACGCTCATTGTCAAATCATTAACGATTACTATTATTTCAATTTCTTTTATTTTTCTTTCCATTTTAATTTTAAGCATCACTGAGAAAGTTCCTTTATTAATGAGTGCTTTTGAAGTATTTTCAGCATTTGGAACTGTCGGCCTTAGCATGAATTTGACGCCACACTTAACAATCATCGGCAAAACAATTATTATCTTTATGATGTTTTTTGGAAAGATGGGGCCTTTAACATTAGCCTTTTCATTTGCACGTAAAAAACAAAGAAAAATAAAATATCCAAACGAAGATATTTTAACAGGTTGA